ACCCAATAGGGCCACGTTGTATTTGCGGGCAATTCGTTCGGGGATTTGCTTTAAAACTTCTTCATTGATGCTTTTTGGGTCGATTTGAATAAACGGGATGTCGATCTCTTTGGCGTAAAGATCGGTCAGCTCGATTTCATTGACCAGCTCTTCCTTGATGACGATATCCTGCAGGGGTTTCTTGTGGGTCTTGACCTTTTCTAGCAGTCCTTCGACTTGGTCTTCTTTGATTTTGCCAGCGTCTAATAGCAGTTGCTGGACCATTGAATCCGGTATCCGCATATCAAGGTGTATTGTAGCGTAATCGCTCATGCTTGGATAGCAGCCTGGCTGCGCTATACTTGAATCTACAAAAGGAGCAAAACCATGGCCAAAAAGTCCGATTCGACGGCGAAGCAAACAGATGAAAAAAGTAGTGGTCGGAGTAAAGCCTTGGGGCTGGCTCTGGAACAGATTGAAAAACAATTTGGCGCCGGCGCAATTATGCGTCTGGGCGAATCCCAGAAAATCAATGTCGCCACTTTTGGTTCCGGTGCTTTAAGCCTGGACCTAGCACTCGGCGGTGGTTATCCGCACGGCCGGATTATCGAAGTCTACGGCCCGGAAAGCTCGGGCAAAACCACACTGGCCTTACACGCCGTGGCGGAAATTCAAACCGGCGGCGGTACGGCCGCTTTCGTCGACGCCGAACACGCCCTGGATCCGCAATACGCCAAACGGCTCGGTGTAAACTTAGACGAACTTTACATCGCCCAACCAGATAGCGGCGAGCAAGCGCTGGAGATTACCGAGACGCTAGTGCGGTCAAATGCAGTCGATCTAATCGTGGTCGATTCGGTCGCGGCTTTGGTGCCTCGGGCCGAGCTGGAAGGAGAGATGGGGGATGCCCATGTTGGGCTACAGGCCAGGTTGATGAGCCAAGCGCTAAGAAAACTAGCCGGAGTAATTTCCAAGTCCAAATCAACGGTCATATTTATCAATCAAATCCGCATGAAAATCGGTGTTATGTTTGGCAATCCAGAGACCACGACCGGCGGCAACGCGCTGAAATTTTACGCCTCGATTAGGCTCGATATCCGCCGTATCGGTCAAATCAAAGACGGCGAGGATTCGGTCGGCAATCGGGTACGGGTCAAAGTCGTAAAAAATAAAATCGCCCCGCCGTTTAGAAACGCCGAATTTGACATTATGTTCAACGAGGGTATATCAAAAAGCGGCGACGTGCTCGATTTGGCGACCGAGCGCGGGATCGTCGGTAAAAGCGGCGCCTGGTACGACTACAACCAACAGAAGATCGCCCAGGGCCGGGAAGCGGCCAAACAGTATTTGACCGACAACCCCAAGGTGCTGGCTGAGATCGAGCAGAAAGTTCGCGACGCCGCCAAAAAAGCCGACTAGTGGCCAAGATATCGGCGATAAAACAACAGGTTAAACGAACCGGGCGGGTATCGGTCTATCTCGACGGCAGATACAGTTTTTCCCTGGCCCGGGATCAGTTGGTGCAGTTGGGCCTGAAAGTCGGACAGGAGTTGAAGCCGCCGGAAGTAAACCGCCTCAAGACGGACATGGCCTATGGCAAACTCCGGGATCTGGTCTATAAATGGCTCAGTCTGCGGTCGCGCTCAGAATATGAAATAAATGAGTACTTGCGCAAAAAAACTGATGATGAGGACCTAAAGAAACGAATTGTCGAAGAACTAAAATTATATAATTATGTTGACGACAACAAATTTAGCGAGATGTGGATCAGAAACCGCCGGCTGCTCAAGCCCGTATCAAAATACCGGCTGAGGCAGGAACTATTGCAAAAGCGCGTGCCGCAAGAAATTATCGCCGAGAGTCTGGATTCGGCTAAACTCGATGACTTGGCGGCGGCCAAAGCCGTAATCGCACGGCGCGGGCAGCGGTATGCAGACCAACAAAAGTTGATGGCTTATTTGGCGCGCCAGGGGTTTAGTTACGATGTAATCAAGCGAGCTTTGGCGGACTAATGAGACTATATAATTTTCTAGACATAGTTATATAATTAATGAAACAGCCGCAGATATAACAGAGAAAAAACAAACTATATATCTGTTAATAAAACTATATAATTACTATAACTTAGTTATATAATTAATTTTGATTATTCATCCGTTATCGATGACGAGTCGGGATTCAGGGCCGGTTTGGCGGTGCCGAACAACAGTTTTTTAAGCGACCAGCCGCGGCTGGTTTTAACCGTCGCGCTTTTGACCACGATTTCGGTATCGCTGACCTTGACGATTTGCTGCCGGTGGATAATCAGCTCGGTGGTAGATAGGCTTTTTGTTACTGTCTGGCGGACGTTGATCCGCATTATTTTCCAGCCCAAAGTGTCAAACGCAAAACCGTTGACTTTGCCCAGGCGCCGGCCGTCTTCGGTTAAAACCGGTTTATCGATCAGTTGAAAGTCAATATCGACCACTTCTTTTAGCCGGACGAGCCCATCCGGTTCCATTAGCTGTTCGTTATGGTCAATGATCGCGCCTTGGCTGGAGAAATCGCGGATGTCAACGGTGTGGAGAATCAGCGGAGCGGGGTTGAGCCGGGTTTTGACGTAGAGCGCCATTACTTCCAGGCGGCGCGGGTCGATCAAATAACCGCTCACCTGCCCGACTTTATGCGACGCCTGGACGCTGGCGACGTCGGTACCGATCAGTTTGTTATTTAGAACTAGCATAAGTACTATTGTAGCTTAAGCACGTTATAGACAAAACATGCTTATGATTGCATAAAATTAATTGATGACATACTTTAATTTCATGGGGAAGCGAATTAAAGCTGGTATCATCGCGGCTTTGCTGGTCTTAGGTCCGGTTGTGGCCCAAAACGGCGGCTCGACGACCTTGCCGCCACTGTTGCTTATTACTGAGGTTATGACCGGCTCGCTTAGTGATGCTTCGGCAGAGTTTGTGGAACTATACAACCCGAGTCATCAGCTAATTGACAATCAACAAACGACACTAAAATTGCAATATTTGTCGGCTACTGGCACTAACTGGCTAACTAAGACGACCCTTGTTGGCGAGCTGCAACCTAGGGGCCACTACTTGATTGCCACTGATGATCTGGTCGAAAATGCCGATATTTTTACCGGTTTGGGCTTAGCGGCCAGCGGCGGTCATTTACGCTTGCTGCTGGTATCAGACAGTATTGAGTCGGTTCTGGACGAGCTGGCGTGGGGCGATGCCGCCCAGCCGCAGCAGCTGGCCGCACCGGCGCCGGACAAAGGACAGAGTCTAAAGCGCCGGCTGAATGAAGATGGCCACTTTATCGATACTAACAACGATTTTGAAGACTTTAGCATCAGCTTGGCGCCGAGCCCAGAACGGGCCGAGCCGATAGAGCTTGACGAGCCATTGCCAGACTTATCTGGTGGTAGTGGCAATCACACGAGTGGCGGAACAACTCCAAACGCCGGTTCACCGGCAGCGAAAGGCAAGTTTTTGAAGGTCGAGATTACTGAGCTGATGATTGATCCGGATAAGCCCTTAACCGACGCGGACGATGAGTTCGTGGAAATTTATAACCCCAACAAAACGGCGGTGGATTTGGAGGATTACGTCATCGAAACCGGCGCTAAGTTCAGCTATCGGTTCGCGCTGCCGAATATTAGCCTCAAAGCCGGTCAGTATCTAGCGGTCTATTCCATCGATAGCAACTTAGTGTTGAGCAACAGCACCGGTGCCGCCAGATTGCTGGATCCGGCTGGCAACGTCGTGTTTGAGACGCCAACCTACACCGACGCCAAGCCAAATATTACATGGGCGAACATCAGCGGACAGTGGCAATGGACAGGATCACCCACTCCCGGGGCGGCAAACCAACTTTTGCCAACCGGTCCGGAGTCGGCCGGCGCGTCGACCGGCGCTAACGGGCTAAGCCAGGGCAGTGTGTTTGCCGCTGGCGCCGATGGCCGGAACGAGTACGAAGATCCGGCCGAAACCGAGGCAGCCATGAACACAACGGTAGTTGCGGGAGTCGGCTCGATGGCGTTACTCTATGCGGGATATGAGTACCGCTACGACATTGGTAATCGATTCCACCAACTTAGACGCTACCTTGAGTCTAGGCGCCAAGCTCGGCCGAAATCTTAGAGGCGGCGAGCTAGTCGAGTTGATTAGTGATCTCGGTGGCGGCAAGACAACCCTAGTGCGCGGCTTGGCCCGGGGGGCCGGAGCCAAAGACGGTGTAGCCAGCCCGACCTTTACCATTAGCCGGGTGTATCAAAGCCTGATAGGTAAAATTTATCATTATGATTTCTATCGGCTGAATGAAGCCGGTATCATGGCCGACGAACTGGCGGAGAGCCTGGACGATCTAGCGGCAGTAACCGTGATTGAGTGGTCGGATATCGTTAAAAATCGGTTGCCTAAAGACCGGCTGAGGGTCAGAATAAGCGTAACCGGCGAAAACGCTCGGCGGTTTGAGTTGAGCGCCGGAGTTAGACACCAACACTTGTTACGAAACCTGTCATGAAAATTTTGACCATTAGAACCGACAAACCCGACGCCGAGATCGGCTTATTTGAGAGCCTGGAGCAAACAGACTATGAAGTCTGGCGGGCCCATCGGGAGTTGTCGTTGACGATCCTAGCTAAAATTGATGACCTGTTAAAAAGAAACGGCCTAGAATTTGCCGATATTGACGGAGTTGTAGGCTTTAAGGGACCGGGTTCGTTTACTGGTTTGAGAATTGGCTTAACGGTAGCGAATACCCTGGCATATGGCTTGAGAATTCCGGTGGTTGGCTCGGACGCTGAGGCCTGGATCCAAGACGGCATAAGACGGTTGTTAGCTGGTGAAAACGAGCAAATCGCCCTACCCCATTACGGTCGACGGCCGAACATAACAAAGCCGCGAAAATAACAAATTTATTGTTTTTAGCGAGTTAAAAAAGTACAATTTTCTTAGGACAGAGTTTTTTGAAGAGGTCCGATTCAGTCATTAATTTTTGTATCGTGGCGAAAACCAAAGCTAGCCGGGTTTGATAAATTTTGGGTCAGGAGTCAACTGGCCAGCCGCGGGTAGCTTTTGCTAGTAGCCAAGAGGAAAGGACAGATAATGGAGCCAATTACGCTCATTGTGGGCGCCGCTGCCCTGGGTGCCGGTTTTGTGGCGTCCCAATCCGCCACCAAGCGGCGGTTAGGCGACGTTGAGAACAAGGCCAAAAAAGAAGTAGAAAAAGCCAAGGGCGAGGCCAATCAGCTGGTAATCGAGGCCAAGGACGAGGCCGCAAACCTAAAAGACGAAGCCAGGCAAGAGGCCGACAACCAAAGAAAAGAAGTC
Above is a window of Candidatus Saccharimonadales bacterium DNA encoding:
- the tsaB gene encoding tRNA (adenosine(37)-N6)-threonylcarbamoyltransferase complex dimerization subunit type 1 TsaB, encoding MKILTIRTDKPDAEIGLFESLEQTDYEVWRAHRELSLTILAKIDDLLKRNGLEFADIDGVVGFKGPGSFTGLRIGLTVANTLAYGLRIPVVGSDAEAWIQDGIRRLLAGENEQIALPHYGRRPNITKPRK
- a CDS encoding lamin tail domain-containing protein → MGKRIKAGIIAALLVLGPVVAQNGGSTTLPPLLLITEVMTGSLSDASAEFVELYNPSHQLIDNQQTTLKLQYLSATGTNWLTKTTLVGELQPRGHYLIATDDLVENADIFTGLGLAASGGHLRLLLVSDSIESVLDELAWGDAAQPQQLAAPAPDKGQSLKRRLNEDGHFIDTNNDFEDFSISLAPSPERAEPIELDEPLPDLSGGSGNHTSGGTTPNAGSPAAKGKFLKVEITELMIDPDKPLTDADDEFVEIYNPNKTAVDLEDYVIETGAKFSYRFALPNISLKAGQYLAVYSIDSNLVLSNSTGAARLLDPAGNVVFETPTYTDAKPNITWANISGQWQWTGSPTPGAANQLLPTGPESAGASTGANGLSQGSVFAAGADGRNEYEDPAETEAAMNTTVVAGVGSMALLYAGYEYRYDIGNRFHQLRRYLESRRQARPKS
- a CDS encoding RecX family transcriptional regulator; translated protein: MAKISAIKQQVKRTGRVSVYLDGRYSFSLARDQLVQLGLKVGQELKPPEVNRLKTDMAYGKLRDLVYKWLSLRSRSEYEINEYLRKKTDDEDLKKRIVEELKLYNYVDDNKFSEMWIRNRRLLKPVSKYRLRQELLQKRVPQEIIAESLDSAKLDDLAAAKAVIARRGQRYADQQKLMAYLARQGFSYDVIKRALAD
- the recA gene encoding recombinase RecA; this encodes MAKKSDSTAKQTDEKSSGRSKALGLALEQIEKQFGAGAIMRLGESQKINVATFGSGALSLDLALGGGYPHGRIIEVYGPESSGKTTLALHAVAEIQTGGGTAAFVDAEHALDPQYAKRLGVNLDELYIAQPDSGEQALEITETLVRSNAVDLIVVDSVAALVPRAELEGEMGDAHVGLQARLMSQALRKLAGVISKSKSTVIFINQIRMKIGVMFGNPETTTGGNALKFYASIRLDIRRIGQIKDGEDSVGNRVRVKVVKNKIAPPFRNAEFDIMFNEGISKSGDVLDLATERGIVGKSGAWYDYNQQKIAQGREAAKQYLTDNPKVLAEIEQKVRDAAKKAD
- the tsaE gene encoding tRNA (adenosine(37)-N6)-threonylcarbamoyltransferase complex ATPase subunit type 1 TsaE, which codes for MSTATTLVIDSTNLDATLSLGAKLGRNLRGGELVELISDLGGGKTTLVRGLARGAGAKDGVASPTFTISRVYQSLIGKIYHYDFYRLNEAGIMADELAESLDDLAAVTVIEWSDIVKNRLPKDRLRVRISVTGENARRFELSAGVRHQHLLRNLS